The genomic DNA GCGGCGTCGACGTACAACAACGCCCCGGTGCTCGACACGATCGCCATCCCCGGGCTGTCGTCGATCCCGTTCTTCGGCCGCGTGCTCTTCGACCAGAACGTCCTCGCCTACCTCGCGATCATCGCGGTGGTCGTCGTGTGGGTCCTGCTCTACCGCACCACCTGGGGCCTGCGCGTCCGCTCGGTGGGGGAGCACCCGCAGGCGGCGGACACGGTCGGCATCAGCGTCCGGGGCATCCGCTGGTCGGCCGTCCTGGCGGGAGGCGTGCTGGCCGGGCTCGGCGGCTCGTTCTTCACGCTGGCCTCGACGGGCCAGTTCACCAAGGAGTTCACGGTCGGCAACGGCTTCATCGCCCTCGCCGCGCTGATCATGGGCCGCTGGCGGCCCGTGCTGGCGACGGTCATGTGCCTGTTCTTCGGCTTCGTCACCCAGATGGCCTCGCAGCTGCAGACGCTGAGCACGCCGATGCCCAGCCAGCTGCTGCTCGTGCTGCCCTACATCGCGACGATCATCGCCGTCGCCGGCCTGGTCGGACGCGTACGACCTCCCGCCGCCGACGGCGTGCCGTACGAGAAGTGAGCTCCGCTCCCATCGCCCCCACCCCTCGTCCCGCGAGCGGTAGGTTGCGGCGCGAATCGCGGGCCGGAAGGCGCGGCAACCTACCGGTCGAGGAGGGTGGAGCAGCGTGAGCGAGACGACGCACGGGACCGACGAGACCCGGGAGGGCCGCCCGAGCCGTGAGGTCGACTGGGAGCTGCTCCGCGCCCGCGCCGCGAAGATGATGCGGCGGGCGTACGCGCCCTACTCCCGCTACCCGGTCGGGGCGGCCGCGCTGGTCGACGACGGCCGGCTGGTCGGCGGCTGCAACGTCGAGAACGCCGCGTACGGGGTCACGCTCTGCGCCGAGTGCGGGCTCGTCTCCGACCTCGTGGCCGGGGGCGGCGGCCGGCTGGTCGCGTTCAGCTGCTGCGACGCCGACGGCGAGCGGCTGATGCCCTGCGGCCGCTGCCGGCAGCTGCTCTGGGAGCACGGCGGCCCGGACCTGCTCGTCGACACCCCGCTCGGGGTGCAGCCGATGACCGCGGTGCTGCCGCAGGCCTTCGGGACCACGGACCTGGACAAGGTCGCCGCGCGCGACACTGGTGGGCATGCCTGAGCTCGATCTCGACCACGTCCGCGCCCTGCCCAAGGTCTCCCTGCACGACCACCTCGACGGGGGCCTGCGCCCCGCGACCGTCCTGGAGCTGGCCGGCGAGGCTGGTCACCCGCTGCCCGACGGTGCCGACGGCTCGGCGGAGGCGCTCGGGCGCTGGTTCGTCGAGGCGGCCGACTCG from Microlunatus sagamiharensis includes the following:
- a CDS encoding cytidine deaminase — translated: MSETTHGTDETREGRPSREVDWELLRARAAKMMRRAYAPYSRYPVGAAALVDDGRLVGGCNVENAAYGVTLCAECGLVSDLVAGGGGRLVAFSCCDADGERLMPCGRCRQLLWEHGGPDLLVDTPLGVQPMTAVLPQAFGTTDLDKVAARDTGGHA